In Pochonia chlamydosporia 170 chromosome 3, whole genome shotgun sequence, the following are encoded in one genomic region:
- a CDS encoding Cd2+/Zn2+ transporter protein (similar to Metarhizium robertsii ARSEF 23 XP_007822577.2) — protein MPAFSITRKQRLIATIAISAAFFVAELIAGCYTHSLALIADAFHYLSDLVGFVVALVALMVSERSQPPPKEYTFGWQRATLLGAFFNGVFLFALGVSILVQAIERFTHTIKVDEPKVVLIVGCVGLGLNLLVMSFLHEHDHDHGHGHGHGHSHGHHAYDHASHSDDDGLSTMIGGSEIKMEARNHSVTSCHHEHKHCSTVPSKPGRDLGLLGVFIHVVGDAINNVGVIISAIIIWKLDSPHRYYADPAIGIFIAIMIFLTAIPLTKNSGSILLQIAPGGIDLEDVKHDIEMIPGIESVHELHIWRLDQRKSVASAHIVIDDRTVKQFTEKAKIIMECLHAYGIHSATLQPEILPPVVEHIEDASDDSEATVRRRRIDRSTSHIIQYMAEFPSFRNLPTEIRITIWELVKPPTRVIGQVPCRECWSHCFKWARGRTADCSPRRECEQANHPDWRVRYIVHPKRDIIFPLLHACHESRAVWLSKFHQPSRYLVCETGVSSPDEGSVTCPVRFDAPFINYEADILTVFDDWGYTGALNTVDHRPQTEQSEVDPFVGLRRHEIRHAGFCESAEELWSGLLLLDLRTLPALESLTLIRMGPLPLGSTQDGELTDSSAREMYPAQSQRLDCVIPEVLYPYLGSPKDNFFHHWRPRGKLFEPRSEAPSHRVFSRFWTAFLWHLLHRDARKGFSRDSSSWWRFMEYVDSWVGELPCVLSQVDGCGEGGHSRRDMFGWMPKFRLRCKVLCEEGEVHGLKALEDANRGELVVWEDDPVGLEGLMRLLPRRYVAE, from the exons ATGCCCGCATTCAGCATCACACGAAAGCAACGCTTGATTGCTACTATTGCCATTTCTGCTGCTTTTTTTGTCGCAGAGTTGATTG CTGGCTGTTACACTCATTCATTGGCCCTCATTGCCGATGCGTTTCATTAT TTGAGCGACCTCGTTGGATTTGTTGTTGCTCTTGTGGCTCTCATG GTATCGGAACgatctcaaccaccacccaaagAATACACATTCGGCTGGCAGAGAGCAACCCTCCTTGGCGCATTCTTCAACGGCGTTTTCCTCTTTGCTCTTGGTGTTAGCATCCTTGTCCAAGCTATCGAGAGATTCACGCACACGATCA AGGTCGATGAACCGAAAGTGGTTCTGATAGTAGGATGTGTTGGGCTTGGACTAAACCTCTTGGTTATGTCCTTCCTCCATG AACATGATCATGACcacggacatggacacggTCATGGGCATTCTCACGGTCATCATGCCTATGATCATGCCAGTCACTCGGACGACGATGGACTATCTACAATGATTGGCGGATCTGAGATCAAGATGGAAGCCCGCAATCATTCA GTGACTAGTTGTCACCACGAACACAAGCATTGTTCTACCGTCCCGTCCAAGCCTGGCAGAGATCTTGGCTTACTGGGAGTTTTCATCCACGTTGTTGGCGACGCAATCAACAATGTTGGAGTCATCATCTCCGCAATTATCATTTGGAAGTTGGACAGCCCTCACCGATACTATGCCGACCCGGCGATTGGTatcttcatcgccatcatgatATTTCTCACTGCCATCCCCTTGACCAAGAATAGCGGCAGCATTCTCTTACAGATTGCCCCGGGAGGCATCGATCTGGAAGATGTGAAACATGATATTGAAATG ATTCCTGGCATCGAGTCCGTACATGAGCTACACATTTGGCGTCTCGACCAACGTAAATCAGTTGCATCTGCGCATATCGTTATTGACGATAGAACCGTCAAGCAGTTTACTGAAAAGGCGAAAATCATCATGGAGTGCCTTCACGCGTATGGCATTCATTCAGCAACGCTTCAGCCCGAGATTCTGCCTCCTGTCGTAGAGCATATAGAAGATGCTTCAGACGATAGTGAGGCTACGGTTCGACGACGCCGTATCGACCGATCAACTT CACACATAATACAATACATGGCTGAATTCCCATCCTTTCGGAACTTACCGACAGAAATCCGCATCACAATATGGGAGCTCGTCAAGCCACCCACCCGAGTCATTGGCCAAGTCCCCTGCCGCGAATGCTGGTCTCACTGCTTCAAATGGGCACGAGGCCGAACCGCAGACTGCTCCCCACGCCGCGAATGCGAGCAGGCAAACCACCCAGATTGGCGAGTCCGATACATTGTCCATCCGAAAAGGGACATCATCTTCCCACTACTCCATGCGTGTCATGAATCTCGCGCAGTCTGGCTCTCGAAATTCCACCAGCCCTCGAGATATCTAGTATGTGAGACGGGGGTATCGTCCCCGGACGAAGGGAGTGTGACTTGCCCGGTGAGATTCGACGCGCCCTTCATCAACTACGAGGCGGATATTCTCACCGTCTTCGACGACTGGGGCTACACGGGGGCGCTTAACACGGTCGACCACAGACCGCAGACGGAACAGAGCGAGGTTGACCCGTTTGTCGGACTGCGCAGGCACGAGATTCGGCATGCTGGCTTTTGCGAGAGCGCGGAGGAGCTGTGGTCGggactgctgctgcttgatCTGAGGACGTTGCCGGCGCTGGAGTCACTTACACTTATACGAATGGGTCCGCTGCCCCTGGGGAGTACTCAAGATGGCGAGCTGACCGACTCTTCTGCTCGGGAGATGTATCCCGCGCAATCTCAGAGATTGGACTGCGTGATACCGGAGGTTTTATACCCATACCTGGGCAGTCCTAAGGACAACTTCTTTCATCACTGGCGGCCGCGGGGGAAATTGTTTGAGCCTCGTTCTGAGGCTCCTTCCCACAGAGTGTTTTCTCGGTTCTGGACCGCCTTTCTATGGCATTTACTTCACAGGGACGCGAGGAAGGGGTTCAGCAGAGATTCGTCTAGCTGGTGGAGGTTTATGGAATACGTGGACAGCTGGGTGGGTGAACTTCCCTGCGTGTTGAGTCAAGTAGATGGCTGTGGGGAGGGCGGCCACAGTCGCAGGGACATGTTTGGTTGGATGCCAAAGTTTCGGCTGCGGTGTAAGGTGCTTTGCGAGGAGGGTGAAGTACATGGTTTGAAGGCGCTGGAGGATGCGAATCGGGGTGAGCTTGTGGTTTGGGAGGATGACCCGGTGGGGTTGGAAGGGTTGATGCGGTTATTACCTAGGAGGTATGTGGCGGAATAG